The nucleotide window TAAACAAAACTTCATTACCCGAAAGCCCTTCCTTAGGGTTTCTTGTAAGCCTGATCACTCCAGATTTTACTTTCGGCGGAGGATTGAAGACATTTTCATGTACCGTAAACATATAAGATACATCATAATAAGCCTGTATAAGGACAGAAAGAATACCGTAATCTTTAGTTCTCGGAACAGCAGCCGTTCTTTCAGCTACCTCCTTCTGGAACATTCCTACCATTTCCGGGATCAATTGGTAATGATCTACAATCTGAAACAAGATCTGAGATGAAATATTGTACGGAAAATTACCAATGATCGCAATCTCATCGTCTTTGATAAAACTGAAATCCTGCTTCAGGAAATCTCCTACAAAAGTTTCTTCAGTTACTTTCGCATAATTCTTTTTCAGGTATTCGATAGATTCTGTATCGATTTCTGCAAGGTAAATCTTCTGCTCCTTTTCAAGAAG belongs to Chryseobacterium culicis and includes:
- the rsmA gene encoding 16S rRNA (adenine(1518)-N(6)/adenine(1519)-N(6))-dimethyltransferase RsmA, which gives rise to MSVKAKKHLGQHFLTDENIARKIVEGLSFENYNNIMEVGPGMGVLTKYLLEKEQKIYLAEIDTESIEYLKKNYAKVTEETFVGDFLKQDFSFIKDDEIAIIGNFPYNISSQILFQIVDHYQLIPEMVGMFQKEVAERTAAVPRTKDYGILSVLIQAYYDVSYMFTVHENVFNPPPKVKSGVIRLTRNPKEGLSGNEVLFKQIVKTGFNQRRKKLSNALKSLNIPEALKGHEFLDKRAEELSVADFIHFANLWKENQ